Proteins co-encoded in one Deinococcus aquaedulcis genomic window:
- the clpP gene encoding ATP-dependent Clp protease proteolytic subunit, producing the protein MSVIPYVIEQTGRGERMYDIYSRLLKDRIIFVGTPIESQMANTIVAQLLLLDSQNPEQEIQMYINCPGGEVYAGLAIYDTMRYIKAPVSTICVGIAMSMGSVLLMAGDKGKRMALPNSRIMIHQGSAGFRGNTPDLEVQAKEVLHLRDKLVSIYHKHTDLPHDKLMRDMERDYFMSPEEAQKYGLIDSVIENTRELGGVQ; encoded by the coding sequence ATGAGCGTGATTCCCTACGTGATCGAGCAGACCGGGCGCGGCGAGCGGATGTACGACATCTACTCGCGGCTCCTGAAGGACCGGATTATTTTCGTGGGCACGCCGATCGAGTCCCAGATGGCCAACACCATCGTGGCGCAGCTGCTGCTGCTGGACTCGCAGAACCCCGAGCAGGAAATTCAGATGTACATCAACTGCCCCGGCGGCGAGGTCTACGCGGGCCTGGCCATCTACGACACCATGCGCTACATCAAGGCGCCGGTGTCCACCATCTGCGTGGGCATCGCCATGAGCATGGGCAGCGTGCTGCTGATGGCCGGGGACAAGGGCAAGCGCATGGCCCTGCCCAACAGCCGCATCATGATTCACCAGGGCAGCGCCGGCTTCCGGGGCAACACCCCGGACTTGGAGGTGCAGGCCAAGGAAGTGCTGCACCTGCGCGACAAGCTGGTGAGCATCTACCACAAGCACACTGACCTGCCGCACGACAAACTGATGCGCGACATGGAACGCGACTACTTCATGTCGCCCGAAGAGGCCCAGAAGTACGGCCTGATTGATTCCGTCATTGAAAACACCCGCGAACTGGGAGGCGTGCAATGA
- a CDS encoding aldo/keto reductase, with translation MNLTSYRTLGRSGLLVSPLALGTMTFGATRWGASEDESQAIFGAYVEAGGNFIDTADVYAGGRSEELVGQYVAGHLRDQLVIATKAGFATGKGNPHASGNGRKHLQAALDASLRRLGTDYIDLYWLHIWDMVTPVEEALQTLGDFVRQGHIRYFGFSNVPAWYAAKAATLAQVHGAPGPVALQLEYSLVARDLEREHGPAARELGLGLTPWSPLAAGFLTGKYTRQAGGTRGSAHGEGRLDGPNPFGDSKFTERNWHTLATVEAVAAEVGRPLAQVALAWVTAQRGVTSTILGASSARQLTDNLASLEVQLTAEHLSRLNEASAPDTPNFFSPGLRKMVFGGHDVQNWADQA, from the coding sequence GTGAACCTCACCTCTTACCGCACGCTGGGCCGCTCGGGGCTGCTGGTCAGTCCGCTGGCGCTGGGCACCATGACCTTTGGCGCCACCCGCTGGGGCGCCTCTGAAGATGAATCGCAGGCGATATTCGGTGCGTACGTGGAGGCCGGGGGCAATTTCATTGACACTGCCGACGTCTACGCTGGAGGGCGCAGTGAGGAACTGGTGGGGCAGTACGTGGCGGGCCACCTGCGCGACCAGCTGGTGATTGCCACGAAGGCGGGCTTTGCCACCGGGAAGGGCAACCCCCACGCCAGCGGCAACGGGCGCAAGCATCTGCAAGCGGCGCTGGACGCTTCGCTGCGCCGCCTGGGGACCGATTACATTGACCTGTACTGGCTGCACATCTGGGACATGGTGACCCCCGTTGAAGAAGCCTTGCAGACGCTGGGCGACTTCGTGCGTCAGGGCCACATCCGGTACTTTGGCTTCTCGAACGTGCCCGCGTGGTACGCCGCGAAGGCGGCCACGCTGGCCCAGGTTCACGGCGCCCCTGGGCCCGTGGCCCTGCAACTGGAATATTCACTGGTGGCCCGCGACCTGGAGCGCGAACACGGTCCCGCCGCGCGTGAACTGGGGCTGGGCCTGACCCCCTGGAGCCCGCTGGCCGCAGGCTTCCTGACCGGCAAATACACCCGTCAGGCTGGCGGCACCCGGGGCAGCGCCCACGGCGAGGGTCGCCTGGACGGCCCCAATCCCTTTGGCGACAGTAAATTCACCGAGCGCAACTGGCACACGCTGGCGACGGTAGAGGCGGTGGCGGCAGAAGTCGGGCGCCCGCTGGCGCAGGTGGCCCTGGCCTGGGTGACGGCCCAGCGCGGCGTCACCTCCACCATCCTGGGTGCCAGCAGCGCCCGGCAACTGACCGACAATCTGGCCTCGTTAGAGGTGCAACTCACGGCCGAGCACCTGAGCAGACTGAATGAGGCCAGTGCCCCAGACACCCCCAACTTCTTCTCCCCGGGCCTGCGGAAGATGGTCTTTGGCGGCCACGACGTACAAAACTGGGCGGACCAGGCCTGA
- a CDS encoding SAM-dependent methyltransferase, whose product MKYRLDFDQNRWHASVQGCVRFSVPLDQEERVLSFCSTPHRLDRTQGRRWRFLPDAREPELRWIAKEFRSSYTRKLWPFLQQISSPAGLLAFMVNEYQPSQLASANVLNPFRSAALVLESRLPPEQAAQALARLSAAEHAFRIRWAARQGAPPT is encoded by the coding sequence TTGAAATATCGCCTGGATTTTGATCAGAACAGGTGGCACGCCAGTGTGCAGGGCTGCGTCAGATTCTCTGTTCCTCTGGATCAGGAAGAGCGCGTCCTGAGTTTCTGCAGCACCCCTCATCGTCTTGATCGGACCCAGGGTAGACGCTGGCGCTTTCTCCCAGACGCACGCGAGCCCGAGCTCCGCTGGATTGCCAAAGAATTTAGGTCCAGTTACACGCGCAAGCTGTGGCCTTTTCTCCAGCAGATTTCAAGTCCAGCTGGCCTGTTGGCCTTTATGGTGAATGAGTACCAGCCGTCTCAATTGGCTTCGGCCAACGTCCTCAACCCTTTTCGGAGTGCGGCGCTGGTTCTCGAATCGCGCCTGCCGCCCGAACAAGCCGCGCAAGCTTTGGCCCGGCTCAGCGCGGCTGAACACGCCTTTCGCATCCGCTGGGCAGCGCGTCAGGGCGCCCCACCGACCTGA